A single genomic interval of Flavihumibacter rivuli harbors:
- a CDS encoding sensor histidine kinase codes for MMPKGAKYYWLCQICGWTFVTLSMLFFAYTFSPQKINTNFFIRLFLIFSAGIFTTHIFRIFIQRSQWLLLPVERVIPRMIIGIVVTSLACSLLYMGLVEALDVQSESPRRIEFSTRLLASTLDIGLFIIPWALIYYSYHYINKSRKQEVDTLKLEALVKELELKTIKAHINPHFIFNALNSIRALIDENPGRARTAITELSNILRSSMQSEKSETVPLEKELNIVRDYLALEHIRFEDRLKVEYDVDDDTLNQPVPPMMLQTLVENAIKHGIGRQMSGGVVRIISDFKDDYHELMVQNTGRLNGQVNGDGFGISSTRNRLQLLFGDKADFSIREANGNLVEARVKIPVSLP; via the coding sequence ATGATGCCTAAAGGCGCTAAATACTATTGGCTTTGCCAGATCTGCGGTTGGACATTCGTTACCCTGTCCATGCTGTTTTTTGCCTATACCTTTTCACCACAGAAGATCAATACGAACTTTTTCATCCGGCTTTTCCTGATCTTTTCTGCCGGGATCTTTACCACCCATATTTTCAGGATTTTCATCCAGCGTAGCCAATGGCTCCTGCTCCCGGTTGAAAGGGTCATCCCCAGGATGATCATCGGGATCGTAGTGACCAGTCTTGCCTGCAGCCTCCTGTATATGGGTCTGGTAGAAGCCCTGGATGTGCAGTCCGAAAGCCCCAGGCGAATTGAATTTTCGACCCGCCTGCTGGCCTCCACGCTGGATATCGGCCTGTTCATCATCCCCTGGGCCCTGATCTATTACAGCTACCATTACATCAATAAGAGCAGGAAGCAGGAGGTGGATACCCTGAAACTGGAAGCCCTCGTGAAGGAATTGGAGCTGAAGACCATCAAGGCACATATCAATCCGCATTTCATTTTCAACGCCTTAAATAGTATCCGGGCCCTGATCGATGAAAACCCGGGTCGTGCAAGGACAGCCATTACTGAACTCAGCAATATCCTGAGGAGCAGTATGCAATCAGAGAAGTCAGAAACCGTTCCGCTGGAGAAGGAACTCAATATTGTACGTGATTACCTGGCGCTGGAGCATATCCGTTTTGAAGACAGGTTGAAAGTGGAGTATGATGTGGATGATGATACCCTCAACCAGCCCGTTCCCCCGATGATGTTGCAGACCCTTGTGGAAAATGCCATCAAGCATGGCATTGGCAGGCAGATGAGCGGTGGGGTGGTGCGGATCATCTCCGATTTCAAGGACGATTACCATGAACTGATGGTACAGAATACCGGCCGCCTGAATGGCCAGGTGAATGGTGACGGCTTCGGCATCAGTAGCACCAGGAACAGGTTACAACTCCTGTTCGGCGACAAGGCGGATTTCAGTATCAGGGAAGCCAATGGCAACCTGGTGGAGGCGAGAGTGAAGATTCCCGTTTCATTACCTTAA
- the dxs gene encoding 1-deoxy-D-xylulose-5-phosphate synthase: protein MEILPGPLLSMINTPADLKKLGKEQLHQVCDELRQYIIDVVSVHGGHFAASLGVVELTTALHYVYNTPYDQLVWDVGHQAYGHKILTGRKDKFPTNRKYGGLSGFPKRSESEYDTFGVGHSSTSISAALGMAMAARYKGEDRKSVAVIGDGSMTAGMAFEAMNHAGVADADVLIILNDNCMSIDPNVGALKEYLTDITTSQTYNKLKDDVWNALGKLPIGKNFTREMASKLEHSIKGMVSKSSNLFEALNIRYFGPIDGHNITKLVDTLQDLRNIPGPKLLHVITVKGKGYELAEKDQTKWHAPGLFDKITGEIYKKKFDTPQPPKYQDVFGHTILEMAEKNDKIFGITPAMPSGSSLKIMMDKMPNRAIDVGICEQHAVTVSAGLATQGMRVFCNIYSSFMQRAYDQVVHDVAIQKLPVVLCLDRAGLVGEDGPTHHGAYDIPYMRCIPNLIVSSPMNESELRNLMYTAQLESTKLPFVIRYPRGEGVMPEWRTELKEVKIGTGRKLKDGEEIAILSLGHPGNFAAAAIREVKQYGINTAHYDMRFVKPLDETMLHEVFSRYDKVITVEDGTVVGGFGSAILEFMAQNGYQAQVKMLGIPDRIVEHGTLKELHRECGYDTQGIVDTIKELMKEKVSVSLMQ, encoded by the coding sequence ATGGAAATCTTACCCGGACCATTGTTGAGTATGATCAATACCCCGGCCGACCTCAAGAAATTGGGGAAGGAGCAGCTCCACCAGGTTTGTGATGAACTACGCCAATACATCATTGATGTGGTAAGCGTTCACGGCGGGCATTTTGCCGCCAGCCTGGGGGTGGTGGAACTGACCACAGCCCTTCATTATGTGTACAATACCCCCTATGACCAATTGGTTTGGGATGTTGGCCACCAGGCTTACGGGCACAAGATCCTGACCGGCAGGAAGGACAAGTTCCCTACCAACCGTAAATACGGGGGCCTTTCCGGCTTTCCCAAACGCAGTGAAAGCGAGTATGATACCTTTGGGGTAGGACACTCCTCCACCTCTATCTCCGCTGCACTGGGCATGGCCATGGCCGCCAGGTACAAGGGGGAAGACAGGAAATCCGTTGCTGTTATCGGGGATGGCTCCATGACCGCTGGCATGGCTTTCGAGGCCATGAACCATGCCGGCGTGGCAGATGCCGATGTCCTCATTATCCTGAACGATAACTGCATGAGCATCGACCCCAATGTTGGTGCGCTGAAAGAATACCTCACCGATATCACTACCTCCCAGACCTATAACAAGCTGAAGGATGATGTTTGGAACGCATTGGGCAAATTGCCGATTGGCAAGAACTTCACAAGGGAGATGGCCAGCAAGCTGGAACATTCCATCAAAGGCATGGTGAGCAAGAGCAGCAACCTCTTCGAAGCATTGAACATCAGGTATTTCGGCCCGATCGATGGCCATAATATCACCAAGTTGGTTGACACGCTGCAGGACCTCAGGAATATCCCCGGTCCCAAACTGCTACATGTGATCACAGTTAAGGGCAAGGGTTATGAACTGGCCGAAAAAGACCAGACCAAATGGCATGCCCCCGGCCTTTTCGATAAGATCACCGGTGAGATCTACAAAAAGAAATTCGATACCCCACAGCCCCCTAAATACCAGGATGTATTCGGCCATACCATTCTTGAAATGGCTGAAAAGAACGATAAGATCTTTGGCATCACCCCCGCCATGCCTTCGGGTTCTTCCCTGAAGATCATGATGGACAAGATGCCCAACAGGGCCATTGACGTAGGCATTTGCGAACAGCATGCCGTTACGGTAAGTGCCGGCCTGGCCACCCAGGGCATGAGGGTCTTCTGCAATATCTATTCTTCCTTCATGCAGAGGGCTTACGACCAGGTGGTACACGATGTGGCGATCCAGAAATTACCCGTGGTGCTCTGTCTCGACAGGGCCGGACTGGTTGGGGAAGATGGCCCCACCCACCATGGTGCATATGATATCCCCTACATGCGCTGTATCCCCAACCTGATCGTGAGTTCGCCAATGAACGAAAGTGAACTGCGCAACCTTATGTACACCGCACAACTGGAATCCACCAAGCTGCCCTTCGTCATCCGTTATCCCCGTGGGGAAGGCGTGATGCCTGAATGGCGGACGGAACTAAAGGAAGTGAAGATCGGAACGGGAAGGAAGCTGAAAGATGGGGAGGAGATAGCGATCCTGAGTCTCGGCCATCCTGGCAATTTCGCTGCTGCGGCCATCCGCGAAGTGAAGCAATATGGTATCAACACGGCCCACTACGATATGCGCTTTGTAAAGCCTTTGGATGAGACCATGCTGCATGAAGTATTCAGCCGGTACGATAAGGTGATCACCGTGGAAGATGGAACGGTGGTAGGCGGCTTCGGCTCAGCCATCCTTGAGTTCATGGCCCAGAATGGCTACCAGGCCCAGGTGAAGATGCTGGGTATCCCCGACAGGATCGTTGAACATGGAACCCTCAAGGAATTGCACCGCGAGTGCGGTTATGATACCCAGGGTATTGTTGACACCATCAAGGAACTCATGAAAGAAAAGGTCAGCGTCAGCCTGATGCAATAA